A portion of the Juglans microcarpa x Juglans regia isolate MS1-56 chromosome 1D, Jm3101_v1.0, whole genome shotgun sequence genome contains these proteins:
- the LOC121240555 gene encoding protein WHAT'S THIS FACTOR 1 homolog, chloroplastic gives MSLSLNQLRKSSVLTNHALMSQKNSCMLIPVNHKSSGGRRPKKKIYHRVHELDKVMDLQKKPSLILQLKSIIQSQKHHSLLLRDLEKQVGFVQKWNFMTVIEKYPSIFRVDGGSTTPPSVRLTAKAQKIAYDEAEARNMMEPILVKNLRKLLMLSVDCRVPLEKIEFIESELGLPSDFKESLIPKYPDIFSVKEVKGKGYLQLENWDSLLAVTAREERLAREGIMNFAGVQKKVRISKDGNYQGPYAFRLNFPAGFRPNMSYLAELEKWQKMEFPSPYLNARRFEAKDPKARKRVVAVLHELLSLTMEKRMTSAQLDAFYSEYLLPSRLLLCLIKHHGMFYITNKGARSTVFLKEAYDGSNLIDKCPLLLFYNKFVALSGRKDMHLHGGMPSS, from the coding sequence ATGTCGTTGAGCTTAAACCAGCTTCGCAAATCTTCTGTGCTTACAAATCATGCTCTTATGTCTCAAAAGAATAGTTGTATGTTGATTCCAGTGAATCACAAGTCAAGTGGAGGAAGAAGACCCAAGAAGAAAATCTATCACAGGGTTCATGAACTTGACAAAGTAATGGATTTGCAGAAGAAGCCATCTTTAATCCTTCAGCTCAAATCTATCATCCAATCTCAAAAGCACCATTCGCTCCTTCTCAGAGACCTTGAAAAACAAGTTGGGTTTGTTCAGAAATGGAATTTTATGACTGTCATTGAGAAGTATCCGTCAATATTCCGCGTTGATGGCGGTAGCACAACACCACCTTCTGTTAGGCTTACTGCCAAAGCGCAAAAGATTGCATATGACGAAGCTGAAGCCAGAAACATGATGGAACCTATTCTGGTTAAGAATCTAAGGAAACTGTTAATGTTATCAGTTGATTGTCGGGTACCactagaaaaaattgaattcatcGAGTCTGAATTGGGTTTGCCGAGTGACTTCAAGGAGTCTTTGATTCCAAAATACCCAGATATCTTTTCAGTGAAGGAAGTCAAAGGGAAGGGTTATCTTCAATTGGAAAACTGGGATTCTTTACTGGCAGTCACTGCACGTGAGGAAAGATTAGCACGCGAAGGGATTATGAACTTTGCCGGGGTTCAAAAAAAGGTTAGAATCTCGAAAGACGGTAACTATCAAGGCCCATACGCTTTTAGATTGAATTTTCCAGCTGGCTTCAGGCCAAACATGAGTTATCTTGCGGAACTTGAGAAGTGGCAGAAAATGGAATTTCCTTCTCCGTACTTAAATGCTAGGAGATTTGAAGCTAAAGATCCAAAGGCTCGAAAACGAGTGGTGGCAGTTCTTCATGAGCTCCTCAGTTTGACCATGGAGAAAAGGATGACATCTGCACAGTTGGATGCATTTTATTCTGAGTATCTGTTACCGTCTCGATTATTGCTTTGCTTGATAAAGCATCATGGTATGTTTTACATCACTAATAAAGGTGCTAGAAGTACTGTTTTTCTCAAAGAAGCTTACGATGGTTCGAATTTGATAGATAAATGTCCCTTGTTGTTATTTTACAATAAGTTTGTAGCACTCAGTGGTAGAAAAGATATGCATTTGCATGGCGGGATGCCTTCTTCGTAG